From one Humulus lupulus chromosome 8, drHumLupu1.1, whole genome shotgun sequence genomic stretch:
- the LOC133798397 gene encoding peptidyl-prolyl cis-trans isomerase FKBP20-1 — translation MADEIDLTGDGSVLKTIVRHAKADAVAPTEDLPLVDVHYEGILAETGDVFDTTREDNTVFSFEVGKGAVIKAWDIALRTMKVGEIAKITCKPDYAYGSAGSPPDIPPEATLIFEVELISCNPRKGSSLGSVSEERARLEELKKQREIASATKEEEKKKREEAKAAAAARIQAKLDSKKGKGKGKGK, via the exons ATGGCGGATGAGATTGATTTAACTGGAGATGGAAGTGTCCTTAAGACAATTGTTAGGCATGCTAAAGCAGATGCAGTTGCTCCAACTGAAGATCTTCCTCTCGTGGATG TTCATTATGAGGGCATTCTTGCTGAAACGGGAGATGTCTTTGATACTACACGCGAAGACAATACTGTTTTCTCCTTTGAGGTTGGGAAGGGGGCTGTGATCAAGGCTTGGGACATTGCATTACGAACCATGAAG GTTGGGGAGATAGCCAAAATCACTTGCAAGCCAGATTATGCCTATGGAAGTGCTGGTTCCCCTCCAGATATCCCACCGGA GGCAACACTTATTTTTGAGGTAGAATTGATTTCCTGCAATCCACGTAAGGGATCAAGCCTTGGTAGTGTTTCAGAGGAGAGGGCTAGACTAGA AGAGCTGAAGAAGCAGAGAGAGATTGCCTCTGCCACGAAAGAggaggagaaaaaaaaaagagaagaagccAAAGCTGCTGCTGCCGCACGAATTCAAGCGAAGTTAGATTCAAAAAAAGGGAAGGGAAAGGGCAAAGGAAAATAA